A genome region from Flavobacterium sp. includes the following:
- a CDS encoding outer membrane lipoprotein carrier protein LolA has translation MQTKIYLFLFLIIGGFNLSAQEQKMTDAEIASFKQDVNVVAKKIKTLSTDFVQYKHLDFLSKDIETSGKMVFKEPALLQWQYKKPYNYSITFKNGKILINDEGKKSAVDIGNSKIFARINKLIVGSVSGNMFDDKEFTISYFKVKGQNLAKFIPKDATLKKYIKQIELTFDKEEATVVQVKLLESSEDYTRIVLKNKVINAKIDDSVFTN, from the coding sequence ATGCAGACTAAAATATATTTATTCTTATTTTTAATTATCGGCGGTTTCAATTTATCGGCACAAGAACAAAAAATGACCGATGCCGAAATTGCATCTTTTAAACAAGATGTAAATGTCGTGGCAAAAAAAATCAAAACTTTAAGTACTGATTTTGTTCAGTATAAACATTTAGATTTTCTTTCGAAAGATATTGAAACTTCAGGGAAAATGGTTTTCAAAGAACCTGCTTTACTTCAATGGCAATATAAAAAACCATACAATTACAGCATTACTTTTAAAAATGGAAAAATCCTGATTAACGATGAAGGAAAGAAAAGTGCCGTTGATATTGGCAACAGTAAAATTTTTGCCCGTATCAATAAATTAATTGTGGGAAGTGTCAGCGGAAATATGTTCGACGATAAAGAATTTACGATTTCGTATTTTAAAGTAAAAGGTCAAAATCTGGCGAAATTTATTCCGAAAGATGCGACGCTGAAAAAATATATCAAACAGATTGAACTGACTTTTGACAAAGAAGAAGCAACTGTGGTTCAGGTAAAATTATTAGAATCATCTGAAGATTATACCCGAATTGTACTTAAAAATAAAGTGATCAATGCAAAAATCGACGATTCAGTTTTTACTAATTAA
- a CDS encoding polysaccharide deacetylase family protein produces MAINLWYFFAIIFIWIGINAVGSSRISSNYHVKAYCNNPLETEKKIALTFDDGPSEFTLEVLALLKKYNVKATFFCIGKNIEKHPEIVKQIIAEGHLVGNHSYSHSKFFDFYNEDKITDELRKTDKLLEKFTSKKINFFRPPYGVTTPSIRRALKITGHKTIGWNIRSLDGGTKNQELIFNRIIKRVSPGGIVLLHDTGEHSVLVLEQFLQFLQQNNYEVVSIEELLNLKAYAD; encoded by the coding sequence ATGGCAATAAATCTGTGGTATTTTTTTGCTATAATTTTTATCTGGATCGGGATAAATGCTGTTGGTTCTTCGAGAATTTCTTCTAATTATCATGTAAAAGCTTATTGTAATAATCCACTCGAAACAGAGAAAAAAATTGCTTTAACTTTTGATGATGGTCCAAGTGAATTTACTTTGGAAGTTTTAGCACTTTTGAAAAAATATAATGTCAAAGCAACTTTTTTCTGCATTGGAAAAAATATCGAAAAGCATCCTGAAATCGTAAAACAAATTATTGCCGAAGGTCATTTGGTTGGAAATCATTCTTATTCTCATTCTAAATTTTTCGATTTTTATAATGAAGATAAAATAACGGATGAACTTCGTAAAACTGATAAACTGCTGGAAAAATTCACTTCAAAAAAAATAAACTTCTTTCGTCCGCCTTACGGAGTTACGACGCCTTCGATTCGAAGAGCTTTAAAAATTACCGGACACAAAACAATTGGCTGGAATATTCGTTCTCTTGATGGAGGAACAAAAAATCAGGAATTAATTTTCAATAGAATTATAAAACGTGTTTCTCCGGGCGGAATTGTACTTTTGCACGATACCGGCGAACACTCTGTTTTGGTATTGGAACAGTTTTTGCAATTTTTACAGCAAAACAATTATGAAGTGGTTTCGATTGAGGAACTTTTGAATCTTAAAGCTTATGCAGACTAA
- a CDS encoding beta-ketoacyl synthase N-terminal-like domain-containing protein: MKKTYINGVGCISTQKTFDTVFLEEAVVNHNENVLAIVSPAYKDYISPAASRRMAKGVKNGIVASALAMKDANVESVDAIITGTGLGCIEDSEKFLKSILDNKEEFLTPTSFIQSTHNTVGAQIALLQQCKGYNFTYVNGAVSFESALLDAKMQIEEDEANSILVGGVDENGDYTTSLFKLNGRIKADNSAPYDVLNSTTSGAVYGEGASFFVLENERKENTYAELLDIAIVNTLEVNEVESEIKSFLKSNNLEISDIDALVLGFDGNASFENYYKNLAENSFSKTPVLYYKHLSGEYDTASAFAFWMASKVLKTQEIPEIIKVNSVTKPAYKTILLYNQLNGKNHSFTLLSK, translated from the coding sequence ATGAAAAAAACATATATAAATGGAGTAGGCTGTATTTCGACTCAAAAAACATTTGATACTGTTTTTTTAGAAGAAGCTGTTGTCAATCATAACGAAAATGTACTGGCGATTGTTTCGCCGGCATACAAAGATTATATTTCACCGGCTGCAAGCCGCAGAATGGCAAAAGGCGTAAAAAACGGAATTGTAGCTTCGGCTTTAGCCATGAAAGATGCTAATGTTGAAAGTGTCGATGCCATTATTACCGGAACTGGTTTAGGCTGCATAGAAGATTCTGAAAAATTCCTGAAAAGTATTTTAGATAATAAAGAAGAATTTTTAACGCCAACTTCTTTTATTCAGTCAACTCATAATACCGTTGGCGCACAAATTGCTCTTTTACAGCAATGTAAAGGTTATAATTTTACGTATGTAAATGGTGCGGTTTCTTTTGAGTCGGCACTTTTGGATGCTAAAATGCAGATTGAAGAAGACGAAGCCAATTCAATTTTGGTTGGTGGCGTTGACGAAAACGGCGATTATACAACTTCGCTTTTTAAATTAAACGGCCGAATTAAAGCTGATAATTCTGCTCCATATGATGTTTTAAATTCGACAACGAGCGGAGCGGTTTATGGCGAAGGCGCCAGTTTTTTTGTTTTAGAAAATGAAAGAAAAGAAAACACATACGCTGAACTTCTGGATATTGCAATCGTAAACACACTGGAAGTAAACGAAGTAGAATCTGAAATTAAATCTTTTTTGAAATCAAATAATTTAGAAATTTCAGATATCGACGCTTTGGTTTTAGGTTTTGACGGAAATGCTTCTTTCGAAAATTATTATAAAAATCTTGCTGAAAATTCGTTTTCAAAAACTCCTGTTTTGTATTACAAACATTTGAGCGGAGAATACGATACCGCTTCGGCTTTTGCTTTTTGGATGGCTTCAAAAGTTTTAAAAACACAGGAAATTCCAGAAATTATAAAAGTAAATTCGGTTACAAAACCAGCTTATAAAACCATTTTATTGTACAATCAATTAAACGGAAAAAATCATAGTTTTACGTTACTTTCAAAATGA
- a CDS encoding beta-ketoacyl-[acyl-carrier-protein] synthase family protein, protein MTKGVAITGMGIISAIGNSVEENFHSLIENKIGISHISNISTVHADVIKVGEIKKTNDDLISELKLNDDNNFSRTAMIGTLAAKQAVENAGITNINEFRTGLVSATSVGGMDMTEKHYYDYFEKPELVKYITCHDGGDVADKIAEELGLKGMVSTISTACSSAANSIMLGARLIKTGKLDRVIVGGADALSKFTINGFKTLMILSDDYNKPFDNNRKGLNLGEAAAFLVLESDEIVEKQNKKVLARVSGYGNANDAYHQTASSENGDGAYLAMKKAFEVSGLKPSEIDYINVHGTATPNNDLSEGRALRRIYEKEKVPDFSSTKPFTGHTLAAAASIEAVYSVLAIQNNVVYPNLNFETQMEEFDLTPQTTLKNKNIEHVLSNSFGFGGNCSTLIFSKS, encoded by the coding sequence ATGACAAAAGGTGTTGCAATAACGGGAATGGGAATTATCTCCGCGATCGGGAATTCAGTTGAGGAAAATTTTCATTCGTTAATCGAAAATAAAATCGGGATTTCTCATATCTCCAATATTTCTACGGTTCATGCAGATGTTATCAAAGTGGGTGAAATCAAAAAAACCAACGATGATCTTATCAGCGAACTGAAATTAAACGACGATAATAATTTTTCGAGAACCGCTATGATTGGTACTTTGGCAGCCAAACAAGCTGTTGAAAATGCCGGCATTACCAATATAAATGAATTTAGAACCGGACTTGTTTCGGCTACAAGTGTGGGCGGAATGGACATGACAGAGAAACATTATTACGATTATTTCGAAAAACCGGAATTGGTAAAATATATCACTTGCCACGACGGCGGCGATGTTGCGGATAAAATTGCAGAAGAATTAGGCTTGAAAGGAATGGTTTCGACTATAAGTACAGCTTGTTCCTCTGCAGCAAATTCGATTATGCTTGGTGCAAGATTAATTAAAACTGGAAAATTGGATCGCGTAATTGTAGGCGGAGCAGATGCTTTGTCAAAATTCACGATCAACGGATTTAAGACTTTGATGATTTTATCTGACGATTACAACAAACCTTTCGACAATAACAGAAAAGGTTTAAATCTTGGAGAAGCTGCTGCTTTTTTAGTTTTAGAATCGGATGAAATCGTCGAAAAGCAAAATAAAAAAGTATTGGCAAGAGTTTCGGGTTACGGAAATGCAAATGACGCTTACCACCAAACAGCTTCTTCAGAAAATGGAGACGGCGCTTATTTGGCAATGAAAAAAGCGTTTGAAGTTTCGGGTCTAAAACCTTCTGAAATCGATTATATCAACGTTCACGGAACTGCAACTCCAAACAACGATTTATCTGAAGGAAGAGCTTTACGTCGCATTTATGAAAAAGAAAAAGTTCCGGATTTTAGTTCTACAAAACCGTTTACGGGACATACTTTAGCGGCGGCAGCGTCAATTGAAGCGGTTTACAGTGTTTTGGCAATTCAGAATAATGTTGTTTATCCCAATTTGAATTTTGAAACGCAGATGGAAGAATTCGATTTGACTCCGCAGACTACTTTAAAAAATAAAAACATCGAACATGTTTTATCTAATTCTTTTGGTTTTGGAGGAAATTGTTCAACCCTTATATTTTCAAAAAGCTAA
- a CDS encoding phosphopantetheine-binding protein produces the protein MEALKEELKNKIITTLNLEDIAVEDIADNDPLFGDGLGLDSIDALELIVILDKDYGIKLVDPKEGKTIFQSIETMAAYISANRTK, from the coding sequence ATGGAAGCATTAAAAGAAGAATTGAAAAACAAAATTATCACGACTCTAAATCTTGAAGATATCGCAGTTGAAGACATTGCTGATAACGATCCTTTGTTTGGAGATGGTTTAGGTTTAGACTCGATTGATGCGCTTGAATTGATCGTGATTTTAGATAAAGATTACGGAATTAAATTAGTAGATCCGAAAGAAGGAAAAACAATTTTCCAGTCTATCGAGACTATGGCGGCTTACATTAGCGCTAACAGAACGAAATAG
- a CDS encoding 3-oxoacyl-ACP synthase has translation MTQNKTNIQSYIAIQNNEIVLNGTSVFKIEPTDFADFSKQAYRNFEMQYPKFFKMDALSKLAFLGSELLLSPITSEEKEHNIALVLANKSSSLDTDVKYQESISDKENYFPSPAVFVYTLPNICLGEISIRHQLKSENSFFIFDTFNTEFMSNYSDILLNTNKADMVLCGWVEFFNDNYKAFLCTISKEESTKYTNETINTLYNK, from the coding sequence ATGACTCAAAATAAAACCAACATACAATCCTATATCGCTATCCAAAACAACGAAATTGTTTTGAACGGAACTTCTGTATTCAAAATTGAACCAACCGATTTTGCTGATTTCTCGAAACAAGCGTATCGTAATTTTGAAATGCAATATCCAAAGTTTTTCAAAATGGACGCTTTGAGTAAACTGGCTTTTTTAGGATCAGAATTGCTTTTGAGTCCGATAACTTCGGAAGAAAAAGAACATAATATAGCTTTGGTTTTGGCGAATAAATCGTCAAGTTTAGATACCGATGTAAAATATCAGGAATCTATTTCAGACAAAGAAAACTATTTTCCGAGTCCGGCGGTTTTCGTTTATACGCTGCCAAATATTTGTTTGGGCGAAATAAGTATCCGTCATCAGCTTAAAAGTGAAAATTCTTTCTTTATATTTGACACCTTTAACACGGAATTTATGTCGAATTATTCAGATATTCTGTTGAATACGAATAAAGCAGATATGGTTTTGTGCGGCTGGGTAGAATTTTTTAACGACAATTATAAAGCGTTTCTCTGCACAATAAGCAAGGAAGAAAGCACAAAATATACAAACGAAACTATCAATACATTATATAATAAATAA
- a CDS encoding beta-ketoacyl synthase N-terminal-like domain-containing protein — translation MLREIYITETNCITPLGFDVESNISAILNGDSGIQLHNDVSLMPNSFYASIISDEKINSAFSKISTETKYSRLEKMMILALEPIIKNSGVELNSKTVFILSTTKGNVTALANDSDESFNNAHLDVLAKNISDFFGFKTQPIVVSNACVSGILAVSIAKRMIQSELYDNIFVVAGDEVSEFVLSGFNAFQAMSDLPCKPYSKNRTGVSLGEATAALLVSAEAKNAKIKVIGDSSINDANHISGPSRTGEGLFRSIQNALKEAQIEANKLDYISAHGTATPYNDEMEAIALNRLGLQNVPVNSLKGFYGHTLGASGLLETVIAIESANQNTLFESKGFDEIGVSEAVNVIEKNEEKKIEYFLKTASGFGGCNTAVVFEKIR, via the coding sequence ATGTTAAGAGAAATATACATCACAGAAACAAATTGCATCACCCCTTTAGGTTTTGATGTTGAATCCAATATTAGCGCCATTCTTAATGGCGATTCTGGAATTCAGCTTCATAACGATGTTTCTTTGATGCCAAATTCATTTTATGCTTCGATTATTTCTGATGAAAAAATAAACAGCGCTTTTTCAAAAATCAGCACTGAGACAAAATATTCCCGTTTAGAAAAAATGATGATTTTGGCTTTAGAGCCGATTATCAAAAATTCTGGAGTTGAATTAAATTCAAAAACGGTCTTTATACTTTCTACCACAAAAGGAAATGTAACTGCTTTAGCAAATGATTCTGACGAAAGTTTCAACAACGCACATTTAGATGTTTTAGCTAAAAACATTTCCGATTTTTTCGGATTCAAAACACAGCCAATTGTCGTTTCAAATGCTTGTGTTTCGGGAATTTTAGCGGTTTCAATTGCTAAAAGAATGATTCAGTCTGAACTTTACGACAATATTTTTGTTGTTGCAGGCGACGAAGTTTCAGAATTTGTTTTGTCTGGTTTTAATGCATTTCAGGCGATGAGTGATTTGCCTTGTAAACCGTATTCTAAAAACAGAACCGGAGTAAGTTTAGGCGAAGCTACGGCAGCCCTTTTAGTTTCTGCGGAAGCCAAAAACGCTAAAATAAAAGTAATTGGCGACAGTTCAATAAACGATGCGAATCATATTTCGGGTCCGTCAAGAACAGGTGAAGGTTTGTTCAGAAGTATTCAAAATGCTTTGAAAGAAGCTCAAATCGAAGCCAACAAATTAGATTATATTTCAGCACACGGAACCGCAACACCTTATAATGACGAAATGGAAGCCATTGCTTTAAATCGTTTAGGTTTACAAAATGTTCCCGTAAATAGTTTAAAAGGTTTTTATGGTCATACATTAGGCGCTTCGGGATTATTAGAAACGGTAATTGCGATCGAATCTGCTAACCAAAATACACTTTTTGAATCAAAGGGTTTTGATGAAATTGGAGTTAGTGAAGCTGTAAATGTTATTGAGAAAAATGAAGAAAAAAAGATTGAATATTTTTTGAAAACAGCTTCGGGATTTGGAGGTTGTAATACGGCGGTTGTTTTTGAAAAGATAAGATAA
- a CDS encoding acyl-CoA thioesterase: MIKRKEQFNEATDLTVTHEIRIRFNETDPLGIVWHGNYITYFEDGREAFGRQHGLTYLDIAKTGYTTPIVKSTCEHKLSLRYGDVVTIETTVVDTPAAKMIYRFKIIDNKGEIACTGETVQVFLDKEGNLMLTNPPFYEEWKKKVGLLK; the protein is encoded by the coding sequence ATGATAAAAAGAAAAGAGCAGTTTAACGAAGCCACAGATTTAACCGTTACCCACGAAATCAGAATTCGTTTTAACGAAACTGATCCGCTTGGAATTGTTTGGCACGGAAACTATATTACCTATTTTGAAGATGGACGCGAAGCGTTTGGCCGTCAGCACGGACTTACGTATTTGGACATTGCCAAAACCGGTTACACAACGCCAATTGTAAAATCAACCTGCGAACATAAATTGTCTTTGCGTTATGGCGATGTTGTAACAATTGAAACAACTGTTGTTGATACGCCCGCTGCCAAAATGATTTATCGTTTTAAAATTATCGATAATAAAGGCGAAATTGCATGCACAGGAGAAACCGTTCAGGTTTTTTTAGATAAAGAAGGAAATTTAATGCTGACCAATCCGCCTTTTTATGAAGAATGGAAAAAGAAAGTTGGGTTGTTGAAATAA
- a CDS encoding ABC transporter permease, whose amino-acid sequence MLYKIWMSIVKEFLLLKRDLGGLIILFIMPLVLVITVTLIQDSTFKTVSDSKIPILLVDNDKGSVSKTVFENLEKSNLFSVVTQIDNKTITEDVARENVYKGKFQLAIIIPKNLSSDLQAKVDQNVEKIVSSLGMTDSTAASEPKRIIKEKEVKLYFDPAVQMSFKNAVMSSIDKMISQIETKSIYTTFEKQLGEGNANFEQKSFISFKEIIPKINNKEVRPNSVQHNVPAWTLFAIFFIVIPLSINIVKEKSQGTFVRLRTNPVSSLVVIIGKTITYSVICMIQFYMMVAVAVFLFPSIGLPSLNIEGHLALMSIVALFSGFAAIGFGILLGTIASTQEQSAPFGATSVIILAAIGGIWVPVFAMPKIMQIIAKSSPMNWGLDAFYDVLLRNVSFLEIIPKISLLFLFFILTTAIALFYDKKKRAV is encoded by the coding sequence ATGCTATATAAAATTTGGATGTCAATCGTAAAAGAATTTTTACTGCTTAAACGCGATTTAGGCGGATTGATAATTCTATTTATAATGCCTTTGGTTTTAGTCATCACAGTTACGTTAATTCAGGACAGCACTTTTAAAACTGTCAGCGATTCTAAAATTCCGATTTTATTGGTGGACAACGACAAAGGTTCTGTTTCGAAAACCGTTTTTGAGAATTTAGAAAAAAGTAATTTGTTTAGCGTTGTAACGCAAATCGATAATAAAACAATTACCGAAGATGTTGCCAGAGAAAATGTTTACAAAGGAAAATTTCAATTGGCCATTATAATTCCGAAAAATTTAAGTTCTGATTTGCAGGCGAAAGTAGATCAAAATGTCGAAAAAATTGTCAGCAGTTTAGGCATGACTGATAGTACGGCAGCAAGTGAACCGAAACGAATAATTAAAGAAAAAGAAGTAAAACTGTATTTTGATCCGGCGGTTCAGATGAGTTTTAAAAATGCGGTCATGAGTTCAATCGACAAAATGATTTCGCAGATCGAAACCAAATCGATTTACACTACTTTCGAAAAACAATTAGGAGAAGGAAATGCAAATTTTGAGCAAAAGAGTTTCATTTCTTTTAAAGAGATTATTCCAAAAATCAATAATAAAGAAGTTCGTCCAAATTCGGTGCAGCATAACGTTCCGGCGTGGACACTTTTTGCGATATTTTTTATTGTAATTCCGTTATCAATTAATATTGTAAAAGAAAAATCACAAGGAACTTTCGTTCGATTAAGAACCAATCCTGTTTCTAGTTTAGTTGTGATTATTGGCAAAACGATCACTTATTCTGTCATTTGTATGATTCAGTTTTATATGATGGTTGCCGTTGCCGTTTTTCTATTTCCATCTATCGGATTACCTTCTCTAAATATCGAAGGACATTTAGCCTTAATGAGCATCGTTGCCTTATTTTCAGGTTTTGCAGCAATCGGATTCGGAATTTTATTAGGAACAATTGCAAGTACTCAGGAACAATCGGCTCCGTTTGGCGCAACGAGTGTTATTATTTTAGCAGCAATTGGCGGAATCTGGGTTCCGGTTTTTGCCATGCCGAAAATCATGCAGATTATTGCTAAATCGTCTCCAATGAACTGGGGATTAGATGCTTTCTACGACGTTCTTTTAAGAAACGTTTCTTTTCTGGAAATCATCCCAAAAATAAGTTTATTATTTTTGTTTTTTATTCTTACCACAGCCATCGCATTATTTTATGATAAAAAGAAAAGAGCAGTTTAA
- a CDS encoding ABC transporter ATP-binding protein, with amino-acid sequence MQSIIKIESLSKKYKEADQYSLNNVSLDINEGEIFGLLGPNGAGKTTLISMLCGLVKPTSGHFTIDGLDYQHHSSKIKKIIGVVPQEYALYPTLTARENLHYFGSMYGLKGSDLKDKVIETLDLLGLLKFADKAVGTFSGGMKRRVNLIAGILHNPKVLFLDEPTVGVDVQSKNAIIEYLKVLNQNGTSIIYTSHHLAEAEDFCSTIAIIDRGQIYTKGTPSTLINSVEDARNLEDVFISLTGKDLRDAI; translated from the coding sequence TTGCAGTCTATAATTAAAATAGAATCCCTTTCGAAAAAGTACAAAGAAGCAGATCAATATTCTTTGAACAATGTTTCGCTGGATATCAATGAAGGAGAAATTTTTGGTTTATTAGGACCAAACGGTGCCGGAAAAACAACTTTAATTTCAATGCTCTGCGGATTGGTAAAACCAACTTCAGGACATTTTACAATTGATGGTTTAGACTATCAGCATCATTCTTCAAAAATTAAAAAAATCATAGGAGTTGTTCCTCAGGAATATGCCTTATATCCAACTCTTACGGCAAGAGAAAACCTGCATTATTTTGGAAGTATGTACGGTTTAAAAGGTTCAGACTTAAAAGATAAAGTAATCGAAACTTTAGATCTTTTAGGACTCTTAAAATTTGCTGACAAAGCTGTTGGAACTTTCTCCGGCGGAATGAAACGCCGTGTCAATTTAATTGCCGGAATTCTGCATAACCCAAAAGTTTTATTTTTAGACGAACCAACCGTTGGTGTTGATGTTCAGTCTAAAAATGCTATTATAGAGTATCTAAAAGTGTTGAACCAAAACGGAACATCCATCATTTATACTTCTCATCATTTGGCTGAAGCCGAGGATTTTTGCAGCACAATTGCGATCATCGACAGAGGTCAGATTTATACGAAAGGAACACCTTCAACCTTAATTAATTCTGTTGAAGATGCCCGCAATCTCGAAGACGTTTTTATTTCATTAACCGGTAAAGACTTGAGAGATGCTATATAA
- a CDS encoding BtrH N-terminal domain-containing protein, whose translation MELTFTHHQSAHCENGVASNLLKNSGLNISEPMVFGIGSGLFFVYLPFIKVNYAPAISYRTLPGQIFNKVATRLNLKIKRQKFSSVSNANKALDENLKNNIPTGLQVGVYNLSYFPDEYRFHFNAHNLVVYGKTDKDYLVSDPVMETVTTLTHEELDKVRFAKGAFAPRGQMYYPIQIPKDVDLKSAIIKGIKNTCRDMLAPMPIVGVRGIKFVSKQIRKWPIKHGTKKANHYLAQMVRMQEEIGTGGGGFRFIYAAFLQEASVVLGNEELKELSKEMTKIGDSWRDFAVEASRIYKNRSAKEDAYNTIADELLDIANREEIFFKKLKKAIS comes from the coding sequence ATGGAGTTAACTTTCACACATCATCAGTCTGCTCATTGCGAGAATGGAGTAGCGTCGAATCTGCTAAAAAACAGCGGACTAAACATCAGCGAACCGATGGTTTTTGGTATTGGCTCCGGGTTATTTTTTGTGTATCTGCCTTTTATAAAAGTTAATTATGCTCCGGCAATTAGTTACAGAACTTTGCCTGGACAGATTTTTAATAAAGTTGCCACTCGTTTAAATTTAAAAATAAAAAGACAAAAATTTTCATCGGTATCAAATGCGAATAAAGCATTAGATGAAAATCTAAAAAATAATATTCCAACCGGATTACAAGTTGGTGTTTACAATTTAAGTTATTTTCCAGATGAATATCGTTTCCATTTCAACGCACATAATTTAGTTGTTTACGGAAAAACCGATAAAGATTATTTAGTGAGCGATCCAGTAATGGAAACCGTAACGACTTTAACACACGAAGAATTAGATAAAGTTCGTTTTGCAAAAGGTGCGTTTGCGCCGCGCGGCCAAATGTATTATCCAATTCAAATTCCAAAAGACGTTGATTTAAAAAGTGCCATCATTAAAGGAATAAAAAATACATGCAGAGATATGTTGGCGCCAATGCCAATTGTTGGTGTTCGCGGCATCAAATTTGTATCTAAGCAAATTAGAAAATGGCCGATAAAACACGGAACCAAAAAAGCCAATCATTATCTGGCGCAAATGGTTCGTATGCAGGAAGAAATTGGAACCGGCGGCGGAGGTTTTCGTTTTATTTATGCGGCATTTTTACAGGAAGCTTCGGTTGTTTTAGGTAATGAAGAACTGAAAGAACTTTCGAAAGAAATGACGAAAATTGGCGATTCTTGGCGAGATTTTGCTGTTGAAGCTTCGCGAATTTATAAAAACAGAAGTGCCAAAGAAGATGCATACAACACGATTGCCGATGAACTTTTGGACATTGCCAACAGAGAAGAAATCTTTTTCAAAAAACTAAAAAAAGCTATCAGCTAA
- a CDS encoding ABC transporter permease encodes MILNTGVDIQNYLPHRAPMLMVDLILDINANFVETTFLIKEDNIFVQNTIFIEAGLIENTAQTCSSIVGKKYFFDENGTENENVNVIGFISALKNVKIHSLPKVGDTIITKANLVSKFAGDDYTLCTMSCQSSVEDQILLECEINLFIQKTVPVS; translated from the coding sequence ATGATTTTGAATACCGGAGTTGACATACAAAATTACCTTCCGCACCGAGCTCCAATGCTTATGGTCGATTTAATTTTGGATATTAATGCCAACTTCGTAGAGACCACTTTTTTGATAAAAGAAGACAATATTTTTGTTCAGAATACTATTTTTATTGAAGCAGGTTTAATTGAAAATACGGCGCAGACTTGTTCGTCTATTGTTGGAAAAAAATATTTTTTTGACGAAAACGGAACAGAAAATGAGAACGTAAATGTAATTGGATTTATCAGTGCCTTAAAAAATGTAAAAATTCATTCGCTGCCAAAAGTGGGCGACACTATAATTACCAAAGCAAATTTAGTTTCAAAATTTGCCGGCGACGATTACACTTTATGCACAATGAGCTGTCAAAGCTCTGTTGAAGATCAAATACTCTTAGAATGCGAAATTAATTTGTTTATTCAAAAAACAGTTCCAGTTTCGTAA